In Synechococcus sp. PCC 6312, one genomic interval encodes:
- a CDS encoding DUF6876 family protein: MTEDEIYQSHQKRDLQIQTQLQQFQHNPQRVKYWAGGLSLTEGTQFLIQHGYHWLIDIIASWQPILKLKNKDEFQVWTLEINLDTKAGKLMATDGESTIAQQDIQHWNTSIKSITVIINNKDVLLPSEYEGLDFP, from the coding sequence ATGACTGAAGATGAAATCTATCAAAGCCATCAAAAACGAGATTTACAGATTCAAACACAACTCCAACAGTTTCAACACAACCCGCAGCGAGTTAAGTATTGGGCAGGGGGGTTAAGCCTAACTGAAGGGACACAATTCCTCATTCAACATGGCTATCACTGGCTCATAGACATCATTGCCAGTTGGCAACCCATCCTCAAACTGAAGAACAAGGACGAATTTCAAGTCTGGACACTAGAAATCAATCTGGACACTAAAGCTGGAAAACTCATGGCAACCGATGGAGAATCAACCATCGCCCAACAAGACATTCAGCATTGGAACACTTCCATCAAGTCCATCACCGTAATTATTAACAACAAGGACGTACTTCTACCTTCCGAGTACGAAGGGCTGGACTTCCCCTAG
- a CDS encoding S24 family peptidase, with translation MGTFLDGEAAVDALSLDLAWVEQELKVKPQDAGVLTVRGDSMEPTLQHGDMLLFTKRLPELLFEGIYLIRCNALLMVKRLLLQPGHRVLVVSDNPAYPPFEVSEQAELTDFAVIGRVAWTGRRLRA, from the coding sequence GTGGGAACGTTTCTGGATGGTGAGGCGGCGGTGGATGCTCTTTCTTTGGATTTGGCCTGGGTAGAGCAGGAGTTAAAGGTGAAGCCACAGGATGCAGGGGTGTTGACGGTGCGGGGTGATTCGATGGAGCCGACCTTACAGCATGGCGATATGTTGTTATTTACCAAGCGGTTACCGGAGCTGTTGTTTGAGGGCATTTATCTGATTCGGTGTAATGCGCTTTTGATGGTGAAACGATTATTACTTCAACCGGGGCATCGGGTGTTAGTGGTGAGTGATAATCCGGCCTACCCACCTTTTGAGGTGTCCGAGCAGGCAGAGTTGACCGATTTTGCTGTGATTGGACGGGTGGCCTGGACGGGACGGAGGTTAAGAGCTTGA
- a CDS encoding DUF433 domain-containing protein, which yields MKYQDRITIEPGKRSGKPCIRGMRITVYDVLSYLASGMTYQEILDDFPYLTQEDILACLSYAAERERQTLLVQA from the coding sequence GTGAAATACCAAGACCGAATTACAATCGAACCTGGAAAGCGCAGTGGTAAGCCTTGCATTCGTGGGATGCGGATTACGGTTTATGATGTCCTGTCTTATCTGGCATCCGGCATGACCTATCAGGAAATCCTTGATGATTTCCCCTACCTTACTCAGGAGGATATCTTAGCTTGCCTTAGTTATGCTGCCGAACGCGAACGCCAAACCCTTCTGGTTCAGGCATGA
- a CDS encoding efflux RND transporter periplasmic adaptor subunit has product MPFWVKARLPHQSLGLALMTLFLFYPIPALSHGGHGDEFAESEAAQSAAAVKLDAEVKQRLGIKVSPVEQRVLPLGIPVTGTVEALPNQAVSVTMPVGGTVVKLLVTPGQAVKAGQPLAVMSSPELAQLSTEALDRQNEAIAAVNQAEADVQLAQENYRQQQIISQQEIAEARTAYALAQESNDRDQELVVAGALPRRQSLTSASELATAKANLSRAESRLNVATAATQLKQAQARLQEAQRQVTLSQRTYKTRLRQLGTQANANGTITITAPISGVVTLPDAADSRAVRLGESRQDAGEPILTVVNTSQVQVRANLYEKDLDQVAVGQRVEGQASNLPNQQFQGRVTVIDPVVAGDSRAVPVVVELNNAAGQLRPGMFVNLDILTGATANPVLVVPTSAVVETNDKRQIVFVENGAAYEPVEIETGRRSGDWIEITSGLFAGDLVVTERANQLYTQSLRGNKGPAGEAEAHSDEAFPWWVFVFAGLGTIGIAGGMFWAGLAWATRQERHRNALTPPGLLPGYVSEEPHILEGSHRE; this is encoded by the coding sequence ATGCCTTTTTGGGTTAAAGCCCGATTACCTCATCAGTCCTTAGGTTTGGCCCTGATGACCCTGTTTCTGTTTTATCCCATTCCTGCTCTCAGTCATGGTGGGCATGGAGATGAGTTTGCTGAAAGTGAGGCGGCTCAGTCTGCGGCGGCGGTGAAGTTGGATGCAGAGGTCAAGCAACGGTTAGGGATAAAAGTCAGTCCCGTTGAGCAGAGAGTCTTGCCCTTGGGGATTCCTGTTACCGGAACCGTGGAAGCGCTGCCTAACCAAGCGGTTTCAGTTACGATGCCCGTTGGGGGAACGGTTGTTAAATTATTGGTCACCCCAGGCCAGGCCGTCAAAGCCGGACAACCCTTAGCGGTTATGAGCAGCCCCGAACTAGCCCAACTCAGTACCGAGGCCTTGGATCGCCAAAATGAAGCCATCGCCGCCGTCAACCAGGCCGAGGCCGATGTCCAACTAGCCCAAGAAAATTACCGCCAACAACAAATTATTTCGCAACAAGAGATCGCCGAAGCCCGCACGGCCTATGCTTTAGCCCAAGAAAGTAACGACCGAGATCAAGAGCTAGTGGTTGCTGGAGCCTTACCCCGCCGTCAATCCCTCACCTCCGCCAGTGAACTTGCCACTGCCAAAGCCAACCTGAGTCGGGCCGAAAGTCGTTTGAATGTTGCCACCGCTGCCACCCAACTCAAACAGGCCCAGGCCAGATTACAGGAGGCGCAACGCCAAGTCACCCTGAGTCAGCGCACCTACAAAACCCGTCTGCGGCAACTGGGAACACAAGCGAATGCCAATGGCACAATTACCATCACAGCCCCGATTTCAGGTGTAGTGACCTTACCTGATGCTGCCGATAGTCGCGCTGTCCGTTTGGGAGAGTCGCGTCAGGATGCCGGGGAACCGATTTTAACGGTAGTCAATACCTCACAGGTACAAGTGCGAGCAAATTTATATGAAAAGGATTTAGACCAGGTTGCAGTGGGCCAACGGGTTGAGGGGCAGGCGAGTAATTTACCGAATCAGCAATTCCAGGGGCGAGTCACAGTGATTGATCCGGTTGTGGCTGGAGATAGTCGGGCGGTGCCTGTCGTCGTTGAATTGAATAATGCTGCGGGGCAACTCCGGCCGGGAATGTTTGTCAATTTAGACATTCTCACCGGGGCCACGGCTAATCCAGTGCTGGTGGTACCAACCTCGGCCGTAGTCGAAACCAACGATAAACGCCAAATTGTGTTTGTCGAAAATGGAGCAGCCTATGAACCCGTGGAAATTGAAACTGGACGGCGTTCAGGAGACTGGATCGAAATTACCTCAGGGTTATTTGCCGGGGACTTGGTGGTGACGGAGCGGGCGAATCAGCTTTATACCCAATCGCTCCGGGGCAATAAAGGGCCAGCAGGTGAGGCTGAAGCTCATAGCGATGAGGCATTTCCCTGGTGGGTCTTTGTCTTTGCTGGGCTAGGCACGATTGGCATTGCCGGGGGAATGTTTTGGGCCGGCCTGGCCTGGGCAACTCGTCAAGAACGCCATAGAAACGCGCTCACCCCACCCGGCCTGTTACCGGGGTATGTCTCAGAAGAACCCCACATCTTAGAAGGCTCGCATCGGGAGTAA
- a CDS encoding LexA family transcriptional regulator, with amino-acid sequence MSKGGVRPGAGRPKGTGKYGEPTQAIRLPLSVIGQIPQLLERQQPRTTLTELYRPQLGATLPLPLYQMPVSAGFPSPADDYIEQRLDLNRYLIKNPAATFMARVSGDSMIGVGIHDGDVIIVDRSLEPKDGQIVIAVLNGELTVKRLRRKCKRLLLQAENPNYPDIEITDASAFQVWGVVTNVIHAL; translated from the coding sequence ATGTCTAAAGGTGGGGTAAGACCAGGGGCAGGACGACCTAAAGGGACGGGGAAATATGGTGAACCCACCCAAGCGATTCGCTTACCCCTAAGTGTCATTGGGCAGATTCCCCAATTACTAGAGCGGCAACAGCCCCGGACAACCCTGACTGAGTTATATCGCCCCCAACTGGGAGCAACTTTACCCTTACCCCTTTATCAGATGCCTGTCTCCGCCGGGTTTCCATCCCCTGCTGATGACTATATTGAGCAACGGTTAGACCTCAACCGCTATCTCATCAAAAATCCGGCTGCAACCTTTATGGCCCGAGTGTCTGGGGATTCGATGATTGGGGTTGGGATTCATGACGGGGATGTAATTATTGTTGACCGTTCCCTGGAGCCGAAAGACGGGCAGATTGTCATTGCGGTGTTGAACGGGGAATTAACGGTAAAACGACTGAGACGCAAGTGTAAAAGGCTGCTCCTGCAAGCCGAGAACCCCAACTACCCTGACATTGAGATTACGGATGCCAGTGCCTTTCAAGTCTGGGGTGTTGTGACTAATGTAATCCATGCCTTATGA
- the rppB gene encoding two-component system sensor histidine kinase RppB, which yields MSEKQLFRQTKLKLAGYYTTVMSLILGLCSVAVYKLEAYNQQESLHRELVSIAGTLHDGLEPVLTQPGQIEPDVERLIPNLCIVVNQCNALSRVPRIHVLSVINQSGYYVNFWDLSKTLIATTQLHLKSRVEPHTAVSFLTNHHANVYAVTLRLKTVKGQAWGYLEVGRSLDHSKAYLHTLLIFLSIGYPIAVLGIGLASWWLAGIAMRPVTDSYIKIQQFTADAAHELRTPIAAMQATLETALIDEANTNPEKQGIFQTLHRQNLRLNGLIQDLMLLTRLDLTTTPSDFQPCNLNVILADLIEEFSAMAWEKSLQVRFSATKELEVMGHEDDLYRLMGNLIINAIHYSREHGEILISLQEHKQMAQINVTDHGPGIPVAAQARIFERFYRVNQDRSRATGGTGLGLAIAQSIAQYHQGRLSVVSQVGLGSTFTVELPLARSYPLSPDSTVSTTA from the coding sequence ATGAGTGAGAAACAGTTATTTCGCCAAACAAAACTTAAACTTGCAGGATATTACACAACGGTTATGAGCCTAATCTTGGGCCTGTGTAGTGTTGCAGTTTATAAACTTGAAGCCTATAACCAGCAGGAATCTCTGCACCGTGAACTCGTCTCCATTGCCGGAACATTGCATGATGGTTTAGAGCCAGTTTTAACTCAACCCGGACAAATTGAGCCAGATGTAGAGCGACTAATCCCTAATCTTTGTATTGTTGTTAATCAATGCAATGCCTTAAGTCGAGTGCCTCGAATTCATGTTTTAAGTGTAATTAATCAAAGTGGTTATTATGTCAATTTTTGGGATTTATCTAAAACCCTAATTGCCACGACTCAGTTACACCTGAAATCCAGGGTGGAGCCACATACTGCTGTATCTTTTCTTACTAATCATCATGCAAACGTTTATGCCGTAACGTTACGACTAAAAACAGTTAAAGGCCAGGCCTGGGGCTATTTAGAAGTTGGTCGTAGCCTTGACCATTCCAAAGCCTATTTACATACATTATTGATCTTCTTGAGTATTGGCTACCCGATTGCAGTTCTGGGCATCGGCTTGGCAAGTTGGTGGTTAGCAGGAATTGCCATGCGACCTGTTACTGATTCCTACATCAAAATTCAGCAATTTACCGCTGATGCGGCCCATGAATTAAGAACGCCCATTGCTGCGATGCAAGCCACCTTGGAAACTGCTTTAATTGATGAGGCAAATACTAACCCAGAAAAACAAGGTATTTTTCAAACTCTCCATCGTCAAAACCTGCGACTGAATGGGTTAATTCAAGACCTGATGTTACTCACTCGCCTAGATTTGACTACAACGCCTTCTGATTTTCAACCCTGTAATCTAAATGTGATTCTTGCAGACCTGATTGAAGAATTTTCAGCGATGGCTTGGGAAAAATCTCTCCAGGTCAGGTTTAGTGCCACTAAAGAGTTAGAGGTTATGGGCCATGAAGATGATTTATATCGGCTGATGGGAAATCTAATTATTAATGCGATTCACTACAGCCGAGAACACGGTGAAATCCTTATTTCATTGCAAGAGCATAAACAGATGGCCCAGATCAACGTCACAGACCATGGCCCAGGGATTCCAGTAGCGGCTCAGGCTCGGATTTTTGAACGATTTTATCGGGTCAATCAAGATCGGTCACGGGCAACGGGGGGGACTGGACTGGGGTTGGCGATTGCTCAATCCATCGCTCAGTATCATCAGGGGCGGTTAAGTGTGGTCAGTCAGGTGGGTCTGGGGAGTACGTTTACCGTGGAGTTACCCTTGGCGCGTTCTTATCCCCTTAGTCCTGATAGCACTGTCTCCACGACTGCTTAA
- a CDS encoding DUF433 domain-containing protein → MKLDRITLNPFVMGGKPCIRGLRVSVGAIVGLVASGQSIETILVAYPYLERDDIFAALSYAAWRAEEYEVGLVSA, encoded by the coding sequence ATGAAGCTAGACCGGATTACCTTAAACCCCTTTGTCATGGGGGGGAAGCCTTGTATTCGAGGCTTGAGAGTGAGCGTGGGTGCGATTGTTGGTTTAGTTGCCTCTGGACAGTCTATTGAGACGATCTTGGTGGCCTATCCCTACCTAGAGCGGGATGATATTTTTGCCGCCCTATCCTATGCCGCTTGGCGCGCAGAAGAGTACGAAGTGGGCCTAGTTTCTGCGTGA
- a CDS encoding siphovirus Gp157 family protein — translation MTILELSSDLVDLKEEVTFCHDSEDAEELMSSYLIECVDGAKDHKRLDNYVALISEFERQAEARKKEAERLNTLAKIDESLSKRLRTALKNHLENIGLRKISTERYNINIVKSGGLKPLILDPDLDPDDLPEPYKVTLINPDKVAIRAALEAGESLPFASLGERSETLRIQ, via the coding sequence ATGACCATTCTTGAACTGAGTAGTGACCTTGTTGACCTGAAAGAAGAAGTGACCTTCTGCCACGATTCAGAAGATGCCGAAGAACTCATGTCCAGCTACCTGATCGAATGTGTAGATGGAGCCAAAGACCACAAACGGCTCGATAACTATGTCGCCCTAATCAGCGAGTTTGAACGGCAAGCCGAAGCCCGAAAAAAAGAAGCAGAACGCCTCAATACCCTGGCCAAGATTGATGAGAGCCTCAGCAAACGGCTTCGCACCGCCCTAAAAAATCACCTGGAAAACATTGGACTTCGGAAAATCAGCACGGAGCGGTACAACATCAACATCGTCAAAAGCGGAGGGCTAAAACCACTCATCCTTGACCCTGACCTTGACCCAGACGACCTACCTGAACCCTACAAGGTCACACTAATTAACCCAGATAAAGTCGCCATCCGGGCCGCACTGGAAGCCGGGGAATCATTACCCTTTGCCAGCCTGGGCGAACGTTCCGAAACACTCCGTATTCAATAG
- a CDS encoding SWIM zinc finger family protein, giving the protein MSLIYNYQNASRILGVAPENIEKVEEWFKTVWVKVKDQSPILISKKKFAEMFVEYRQQGSHSLKPVKLSEHRYGVRNATNPHIAYQVLLNGPSVECTCPDYEKQKKVWKKGCCKHIYSVIRAIGFNSLKDYEQSFSLNVIKEENPCVH; this is encoded by the coding sequence ATGTCACTGATTTATAACTACCAAAATGCGTCTCGGATTCTCGGAGTCGCCCCAGAAAATATTGAAAAAGTGGAGGAATGGTTCAAAACAGTTTGGGTAAAGGTCAAAGACCAATCACCCATACTCATTAGCAAAAAGAAATTTGCTGAAATGTTTGTCGAATATCGACAGCAAGGCAGTCATAGCCTAAAGCCAGTCAAACTCTCAGAGCATCGGTATGGGGTTCGCAATGCCACAAACCCTCACATCGCTTACCAAGTTCTGCTGAATGGGCCAAGTGTGGAATGTACCTGTCCCGACTACGAAAAACAGAAAAAAGTGTGGAAAAAAGGATGTTGCAAACACATCTACAGCGTGATCCGTGCCATTGGTTTCAATTCACTCAAGGATTACGAACAGTCTTTCAGTCTCAATGTCATTAAGGAGGAAAACCCCTGTGTTCACTAA
- a CDS encoding Rho termination factor N-terminal domain-containing protein, whose protein sequence is MTPTTKEAAIATTAAGKELIISTTETIVTLVKFTFQVCVLTYNLGQDARIEFEKGRHYLNTWLAEQERKNAKLLAAATEVTSSEATTIEDAEVEAEAESEADLNELTLKQLKELAEGLNIENYKRLRKSELIKALEAHKTQTEPQESQGNTDQNEPQTDTQTHPGQSDEPLESQAHHTVVPSYGLVGAPVG, encoded by the coding sequence ATGACTCCAACAACAAAAGAAGCAGCAATCGCTACAACCGCTGCTGGCAAAGAATTGATCATCTCTACAACTGAAACCATCGTCACCTTGGTTAAATTCACCTTCCAAGTCTGTGTTCTCACCTACAACTTGGGTCAAGACGCTCGGATCGAGTTTGAAAAAGGTCGGCACTATCTCAATACTTGGTTGGCCGAGCAAGAGCGAAAAAATGCCAAATTGTTAGCCGCTGCTACCGAAGTCACAAGCTCAGAAGCTACCACCATCGAAGATGCTGAAGTGGAAGCTGAAGCTGAATCCGAAGCCGATCTCAACGAATTAACCTTAAAGCAATTAAAAGAATTGGCTGAAGGGTTAAATATCGAGAACTACAAACGGTTGCGGAAATCCGAGTTAATCAAAGCTCTGGAGGCTCATAAAACTCAGACGGAACCCCAGGAATCACAAGGGAATACCGACCAAAACGAGCCGCAAACTGATACACAAACCCATCCGGGTCAGTCAGACGAACCTCTTGAAAGCCAAGCGCATCACACAGTTGTCCCCAGCTATGGCTTAGTCGGCGCACCAGTAGGTTAA
- the recQ gene encoding DNA helicase RecQ has protein sequence MLPLEALKHYFGYEAFRPGQADIITASLNQQDVLAILPTGGGKSICFQLPALLKTGITLVVSPLIALMLDQVVALQKNGIAATFLNSTLSAAEARGRIAAIMAGEVKLLYVAPERLVSDSFTALLETIHQTVGISSIVVDEAHCVSEWGHDFRPDYRQLSRLRERFPTIPVIALTATATHRVRTDITEQLSLKKPFVHVASFNRPNLYYEVIEKSRGKVSLSELTGYIKETEGSGIIYCMSRKQVEKLASELNENGISALPYHAGLSNETRTDHQTRFIRDDVQIMVATVAFGMGINKPDVRFVIHYDLPQTIEGYYQESGRAGRDGEPARCTLFFSPGDIKQADWFIQNKVHPETNEPLEDEQRIARQQLRQIAAYADSTLCRRTTLLGYFGEVFGGNCGQCDNCRFPKPKQDWTIEAQKFLSCVARTNERFGIRHIVDILRGSTQDKVIKYGHDKLSTFGIGLDKSIKEWQHLARSLVQQNLVNESDDGYGILTLNTLSWAVLRGQHQVWVSMPNQLSKEKVTVEKEPNLGPIHTGLFQSLRTLRKELADDQGIAPYLIFTETSLKEMARYRPCSLASFSRITGVGDKKLEVYGSTFVNRIFSYCKTHGLSEAMPHFIPREAVPEKKAAGERTRNVCKLFQNGLYPQDIAKSLEMKVQRVYEHLADGIEAGQIASIEKLVSSERQTTMLKAFDKHGADRLKPIYEELNEQFSYEELRVVRALWKVKSK, from the coding sequence ATGTTGCCATTAGAGGCCCTCAAGCATTATTTCGGATATGAGGCGTTTCGCCCCGGACAGGCAGACATCATTACAGCTTCTCTCAATCAGCAAGACGTTTTAGCAATCCTCCCAACGGGTGGGGGGAAGTCCATCTGCTTCCAGTTACCCGCCCTTCTCAAAACAGGCATCACCTTAGTTGTGTCTCCCCTGATTGCCCTGATGTTAGACCAGGTGGTGGCCTTACAGAAAAATGGCATTGCCGCCACATTTTTGAACAGCACTTTATCGGCCGCAGAAGCCAGGGGAAGAATTGCGGCCATCATGGCCGGGGAAGTGAAGTTACTCTACGTTGCCCCGGAGCGATTAGTTAGTGACTCCTTTACCGCCTTGCTCGAAACCATTCACCAGACCGTTGGCATCAGCAGCATTGTTGTAGATGAAGCCCATTGCGTATCGGAATGGGGCCATGACTTCCGACCCGACTATCGCCAACTCAGTCGGCTGCGAGAACGATTCCCAACTATCCCCGTCATCGCATTAACCGCCACAGCTACCCACCGCGTCCGAACCGACATTACCGAACAACTCTCTCTGAAAAAGCCCTTTGTCCATGTCGCCAGCTTTAACCGCCCTAACCTCTACTACGAAGTCATTGAAAAAAGCCGAGGCAAAGTCAGCCTATCGGAACTCACTGGCTACATCAAGGAGACAGAAGGCTCTGGCATCATCTACTGCATGAGCCGCAAACAGGTTGAAAAGCTGGCCAGTGAATTAAACGAGAATGGTATTTCAGCCCTGCCCTACCATGCTGGACTGAGTAACGAAACCCGTACCGACCATCAAACCCGTTTTATTCGGGACGATGTGCAAATCATGGTGGCCACCGTTGCCTTTGGCATGGGCATCAACAAACCTGATGTCCGCTTTGTCATCCATTACGATCTGCCCCAAACCATCGAAGGCTATTACCAGGAATCCGGTCGGGCCGGTCGGGATGGTGAACCGGCCCGATGCACGCTGTTCTTCAGCCCTGGAGACATCAAACAAGCAGACTGGTTTATTCAGAACAAGGTTCACCCGGAAACCAATGAACCCCTGGAAGATGAGCAGCGCATCGCCAGACAACAACTCCGGCAGATTGCCGCCTATGCCGACAGCACCCTCTGTCGCAGAACAACCCTCCTCGGCTACTTCGGTGAAGTCTTTGGCGGAAACTGTGGCCAGTGTGATAACTGCCGCTTTCCCAAACCTAAACAAGACTGGACAATCGAAGCCCAAAAGTTTCTCTCCTGTGTGGCCCGCACCAATGAACGCTTTGGCATCCGCCACATCGTTGATATTCTCCGAGGCTCAACTCAAGACAAGGTTATCAAGTACGGTCACGACAAACTCTCAACCTTTGGCATTGGCCTTGATAAGTCAATCAAGGAATGGCAGCATCTAGCCCGCAGTCTCGTCCAACAAAACTTGGTTAATGAATCGGATGATGGCTACGGTATCCTCACCCTCAATACCCTGAGTTGGGCGGTACTTAGAGGACAACACCAAGTCTGGGTATCAATGCCCAATCAACTCAGCAAGGAAAAAGTAACGGTCGAAAAAGAACCCAACCTGGGCCCCATCCATACTGGACTATTCCAATCACTGCGTACCCTTCGCAAAGAGTTAGCTGATGACCAGGGCATCGCACCTTACCTCATCTTCACCGAAACAAGTCTGAAGGAGATGGCCCGGTATCGGCCCTGTAGCCTAGCCAGCTTCAGCCGAATCACGGGTGTCGGGGACAAAAAACTAGAAGTCTATGGCTCAACCTTCGTAAACCGCATTTTCTCTTATTGCAAAACCCATGGCCTCAGTGAAGCCATGCCCCACTTCATACCCAGAGAAGCTGTCCCAGAGAAGAAAGCAGCCGGAGAACGAACACGCAATGTCTGCAAACTATTCCAAAATGGACTCTACCCTCAAGACATAGCAAAAAGCCTTGAAATGAAAGTACAGCGGGTCTATGAACACTTAGCCGATGGAATCGAAGCTGGACAAATCGCCAGCATCGAAAAATTAGTCTCCTCAGAACGTCAAACCACTATGCTCAAAGCCTTTGATAAACATGGAGCCGACCGACTCAAGCCTATCTATGAAGAACTCAATGAACAATTCTCCTATGAAGAACTAAGAGTGGTTAGAGCGTTATGGAAAGTAAAAAGCAAATAA